One window of Candidatus Hydrogenedentota bacterium genomic DNA carries:
- the mtaB gene encoding tRNA (N(6)-L-threonylcarbamoyladenosine(37)-C(2))-methylthiotransferase MtaB — translation MAECASVHNPAPREGRRRAAVHTLGCRLNQSESGILMDLLRREGYEIVPFGKPADLGIVHSCTVTREADAKSRQLIRAFIRKNPKAYVAVIGCYAQTGYRALAEIEGIDLICGNQEKMRVLEFAAQGKNETPLIVRDRIQRHDFTIPFAGDALIERRTNLKIQDGCNFMCSFCAIPFARGRNRSREMDNLLDEARALVARGAKELVLTGVNLGCYNDQGLDIADVVNRLNDLQGLRRIRISSIEPTTIPEELLGCMAAPDHALVPYLHIPLQSGSDKVLRLMKRKYTRSEFVDFIEKAYCRVPALCIGTDIMVGMPGETEADFEETCAVLRDTPIAYAHVFKYSERDGTAAQRIPEKVDPKAANWRSAKVRRISARKRRAFYERYLGAAVEVLFEHEQDGWWEGYTGNYIRVAARSAKRMHNEFARVRIEGIRGDLATGTIDE, via the coding sequence ATGGCCGAATGCGCATCTGTACATAATCCGGCGCCGCGCGAGGGCAGGCGCAGGGCCGCGGTCCACACGCTGGGCTGCCGCCTGAACCAGTCCGAGAGCGGGATACTGATGGATTTGCTGCGCCGCGAGGGTTACGAAATCGTGCCGTTCGGGAAGCCGGCGGATCTGGGTATCGTGCATAGCTGTACGGTGACGCGGGAGGCCGACGCCAAATCACGCCAGCTCATCCGGGCGTTCATTCGCAAGAACCCCAAGGCGTACGTGGCGGTGATCGGGTGCTACGCGCAGACCGGCTACCGTGCCCTGGCGGAGATCGAAGGAATCGATCTCATCTGCGGCAACCAGGAAAAAATGCGGGTGCTCGAATTCGCCGCGCAGGGGAAAAATGAGACCCCCTTGATTGTCCGCGATCGGATTCAACGCCACGATTTCACGATCCCGTTCGCGGGCGATGCGCTCATTGAACGCCGGACAAATCTCAAGATCCAAGACGGCTGCAACTTTATGTGCAGTTTCTGTGCGATACCGTTTGCGCGCGGACGGAACCGCAGCCGCGAGATGGACAACTTGCTCGACGAAGCCCGCGCCTTGGTCGCGCGGGGCGCGAAAGAACTGGTGCTCACGGGCGTCAATCTCGGCTGCTACAACGACCAGGGGCTCGACATCGCCGACGTGGTAAACCGCTTAAACGACCTGCAGGGACTGCGCCGTATCCGGATCAGCTCGATCGAGCCAACGACGATACCGGAGGAACTGCTCGGCTGCATGGCGGCTCCGGACCATGCCCTGGTTCCGTACCTGCATATCCCTCTGCAATCGGGTTCGGACAAGGTGTTGCGCCTCATGAAACGCAAATACACGCGCAGCGAATTCGTGGACTTCATTGAAAAAGCCTATTGCCGAGTGCCGGCTTTGTGCATCGGAACCGACATCATGGTAGGCATGCCGGGCGAGACCGAGGCGGATTTCGAGGAGACGTGCGCAGTACTGCGCGATACCCCTATCGCCTACGCTCATGTATTCAAATACTCCGAGCGCGACGGCACGGCGGCGCAGCGCATTCCGGAGAAGGTCGACCCGAAAGCGGCCAACTGGCGCAGCGCCAAGGTGCGGCGCATCAGCGCACGTAAGCGGCGCGCCTTCTACGAACGCTATCTCGGCGCGGCTGTCGAGGTGCTGTTCGAGCACGAGCAGGACGGCTGGTGGGAAGGGTATACAGGGAATTATATCCGTGTTGCCGCGCGTTCGGCTAAAAGGATGCATAACGAATTCGCCCGCGTAAGGATAGAAGGTATTCGAGGCGATCTCGCCACAGGAACGATCGATGAGTGA
- the larE gene encoding ATP-dependent sacrificial sulfur transferase LarE, giving the protein MSETETGIPETALRKEELLKKTIAAYRSVVVAYSGGVDSTYLADVAHEVLGGRAELVIADSPSIPRSELAAARALARERGWNLAIIKTNEFELEEYLQNGPMRCYHCKIELFQQMEKYAKKNGVAVVAYGAIAEDALDPTRVGHQAAREHAVAAPLQEAGLSKEDIRLLSRRRKLPTAGKASFACLASRFPTGMRVSREAVSRVEQAEEVLKSLGLRQYRARHHGDLCRIEVDHADIPRLLDAGMREKIVAGCRGAGYRFVTLDLAGYRAGSSATAPEQE; this is encoded by the coding sequence ATGAGTGAAACGGAAACAGGCATTCCGGAGACAGCCCTGCGCAAGGAAGAGCTGCTGAAGAAGACAATTGCCGCCTACCGGAGCGTGGTGGTGGCCTATTCAGGCGGGGTGGATTCCACGTATCTGGCAGATGTGGCGCACGAGGTGCTTGGCGGCCGGGCCGAGCTCGTCATCGCGGATTCGCCCAGCATCCCCCGTTCCGAGCTGGCCGCCGCAAGAGCGCTCGCCCGAGAGCGCGGCTGGAACCTTGCCATTATCAAGACCAACGAGTTCGAGCTCGAGGAATACCTCCAGAACGGGCCCATGCGGTGTTACCACTGCAAGATCGAGCTCTTTCAACAGATGGAAAAGTACGCGAAAAAGAACGGCGTTGCCGTGGTAGCGTATGGCGCTATTGCCGAGGATGCTCTTGACCCGACGCGCGTCGGCCACCAGGCCGCCAGGGAACATGCCGTCGCGGCGCCGCTTCAGGAAGCCGGCCTTTCAAAAGAAGACATACGCCTCTTGAGCCGGAGGCGCAAACTGCCCACGGCCGGCAAGGCATCGTTTGCCTGCCTGGCATCGCGGTTTCCCACGGGTATGCGAGTCTCGCGCGAGGCTGTCTCGAGAGTCGAACAGGCGGAAGAGGTGCTGAAGTCGCTGGGCTTGCGGCAGTACCGCGCGAGGCATCATGGCGACCTGTGCCGCATCGAGGTGGATCATGCTGATATTCCAAGGCTGCTCGACGCGGGCATGCGCGAGAAGATCGTAGCGGGCTGCCGCGGCGCGGGCTATCGTTTTGTCACCCTGGACCTCGCCGGCTACCGTGCGGGCAGCTCGGCTACCGCTCCGGAGCAGGAATAA
- a CDS encoding Gfo/Idh/MocA family oxidoreductase: protein MSVLGIGIIGTGTWGTVHARTYAAMHGVRVLGVADLVAGRAEALANATAAAAYMDYRELLANDAIQAVSIVTPDFAHAEIALAAAEAGKHILCEKPLAMTVQQCEAIVMAAEKAGVKLMVDFHARWSPPLYKARQTIQNGDIGVPQHVYYRLSDRVHVPSKMLSWAGQSTVMWFIGSHSIDTIRWLLDDEVTRVYAVARSEVLKNMGIDTPDYYQATLHFRAGATAQLENSWILPDSQPSLIDLKCEVVGSKGAIYMDASHNRTLEKYTGKEASYPDILVMPTVYGRQMGFAAESIRHFAECVRDGKELLVTGRDGLQVTKAICAIEESVRSGHPVTVD from the coding sequence ATGAGCGTGCTTGGCATAGGCATTATCGGCACGGGAACGTGGGGGACGGTCCACGCGCGAACCTACGCCGCGATGCACGGGGTCCGGGTCCTGGGCGTGGCGGACCTCGTGGCCGGCCGGGCCGAGGCCCTCGCCAACGCGACCGCCGCGGCGGCGTACATGGACTACCGTGAACTCTTGGCCAACGATGCGATACAGGCCGTGTCCATCGTGACGCCGGATTTCGCGCACGCGGAGATCGCCCTGGCAGCCGCTGAAGCCGGCAAACACATCCTCTGCGAAAAGCCCCTCGCCATGACCGTCCAGCAATGCGAGGCCATCGTGATGGCTGCCGAGAAGGCCGGCGTGAAGTTGATGGTCGATTTCCACGCGCGATGGAGTCCTCCGCTGTACAAGGCGCGCCAGACGATTCAAAACGGCGACATCGGCGTGCCGCAACACGTTTACTACCGCCTGAGCGACCGTGTTCATGTGCCGTCGAAAATGCTCTCATGGGCGGGCCAGTCCACCGTCATGTGGTTTATCGGAAGCCACAGTATCGACACGATCCGGTGGCTGCTGGACGACGAAGTCACGCGGGTATATGCCGTGGCACGGTCCGAAGTGCTCAAGAACATGGGTATCGATACGCCCGACTACTATCAAGCGACGCTCCATTTTCGAGCGGGCGCGACGGCGCAACTCGAGAATTCATGGATATTGCCTGACTCGCAACCCAGCCTGATTGATCTGAAGTGCGAGGTCGTGGGCAGCAAAGGCGCCATCTATATGGATGCGTCGCACAACCGCACGCTCGAGAAGTACACCGGGAAAGAGGCCTCGTATCCCGATATCCTGGTGATGCCCACGGTCTACGGGCGCCAAATGGGATTCGCGGCGGAGAGCATTCGCCACTTCGCCGAATGCGTCCGCGACGGCAAGGAGTTGTTGGTCACGGGGCGCGACGGGCTGCAGGTCACGAAGGCCATTTGCGCTATTGAGGAATCGGTGCGCAGCGGGCATCCGGTAACGGTTGACTGA
- a CDS encoding leucyl aminopeptidase, which translates to MNVKVVSRAKFTFPEGRCALAVPVFEDGAGGDSPLLDDADTRAIARLREKETVRGKPQEVCFLPSASGVYDGVVLLGLGKRNACTAETVRRSAGKASELLGAHRVAMAAFDAALIAEHAHGFVDGVMLGQYRFDQYKERKSDEPAPQPVDAIAIVVESGAHLAARRCEQARIACQSTNWARDLANTPANDMTPSRLAGAALEMAEDAGCEGEVLHRDQLEELEMGAFLGVARGSAEPPTLSVLHYKHDAATKTVAFVGKGVTFDTGGISLKPVQGMHEMKFDMCGAAAVFGAFRAIAALKPALNVVCVVPACENTPGGHAQKPGDVVRAYNGKTIEVNNTDAEGRLILADALAYTIREHQPDHVVNLATLTGACVVALGHYAAGLMSDDDALAESLEAAGAVTGERVWRLPLWDDYDKLLEGAHADICNIGPPKEAGTIVGGCFLKHFVGDTPWAHLDIAGTAWGGKNIPYLDPKHATGYGVRLLTEWAIKTSEKTV; encoded by the coding sequence ATGAACGTCAAGGTCGTGTCGCGCGCGAAATTCACGTTTCCGGAAGGCCGGTGCGCGCTGGCCGTGCCTGTTTTCGAGGACGGCGCCGGCGGCGACAGCCCGTTGCTCGATGATGCCGATACGCGCGCAATCGCGCGGCTTCGCGAGAAGGAGACCGTGCGCGGCAAGCCGCAGGAAGTGTGCTTTTTACCGTCCGCAAGCGGCGTATACGATGGCGTGGTGCTGTTGGGACTCGGGAAACGTAACGCCTGCACTGCCGAGACCGTGCGCCGGTCCGCCGGCAAAGCGTCCGAATTGCTGGGCGCACACCGGGTCGCGATGGCTGCCTTCGACGCCGCTCTCATCGCTGAGCATGCCCACGGATTCGTCGACGGCGTCATGCTCGGGCAGTACCGGTTTGACCAATATAAGGAGCGCAAAAGCGACGAGCCGGCTCCGCAACCGGTCGATGCGATAGCGATAGTCGTGGAGTCGGGCGCCCACCTGGCCGCACGGCGGTGCGAACAAGCGCGGATCGCCTGCCAGAGCACGAACTGGGCGCGCGATCTGGCCAATACGCCTGCAAACGACATGACGCCGTCCCGCCTGGCGGGCGCAGCGCTTGAAATGGCGGAAGACGCCGGTTGCGAAGGCGAGGTGCTGCATCGGGACCAGTTGGAAGAGCTTGAGATGGGCGCATTTCTCGGGGTTGCGCGGGGCAGTGCCGAACCACCTACGCTTTCGGTGCTCCACTACAAGCATGACGCTGCCACAAAGACCGTCGCGTTTGTGGGCAAAGGCGTGACGTTCGATACGGGGGGCATCTCGCTCAAGCCGGTCCAGGGCATGCACGAGATGAAGTTTGATATGTGCGGCGCGGCGGCGGTATTCGGGGCATTTCGCGCCATCGCCGCCCTGAAACCCGCCCTCAACGTGGTGTGTGTCGTCCCTGCGTGCGAGAACACGCCCGGCGGCCATGCCCAGAAACCCGGCGACGTGGTCCGCGCATACAACGGGAAGACGATCGAGGTGAACAATACTGACGCCGAAGGCCGCCTGATCCTGGCCGACGCACTCGCGTACACCATCCGGGAGCACCAGCCGGACCATGTGGTAAACCTTGCGACCCTTACCGGAGCATGCGTTGTGGCGCTGGGACACTACGCGGCGGGCTTGATGTCCGATGACGATGCCTTGGCCGAGTCCCTCGAGGCGGCGGGGGCCGTTACGGGCGAGCGGGTTTGGCGCTTGCCGCTTTGGGACGATTACGACAAGCTGCTCGAAGGCGCCCATGCCGACATCTGCAATATCGGGCCTCCGAAAGAAGCGGGCACCATCGTGGGCGGCTGTTTCTTGAAACATTTCGTGGGCGATACGCCCTGGGCGCACCTCGATATTGCCGGAACAGCGTGGGGCGGCAAGAATATCCCCTATCTGGATCCGAAGCACGCCACGGGATATGGCGTGCGCCTCTTGACCGAATGGGCAATCAAGACGAGTGAAAAGACGGTATAG
- the miaB gene encoding tRNA (N6-isopentenyl adenosine(37)-C2)-methylthiotransferase MiaB, with translation MSKRAHIQTFGCQMNEHDSQRMAKVLEAAGYEMIGDPANADVVLVNTCSVRENPENKVYSLLGRLRNLKKNGSQMIIGVAGCVAQQEGEAILKREKCVDMVFGPDNYFDLPEMIAAAERGERVLNTEWLSGKQKVQNFIPEERLEQVALEGCRGYIAITKGCDNFCSFCVVPYTRGREVSREPGNILREARAMIGQGAKEIWLLGQNVNSYKAGEAGFYELLDAVSRLDGLNRLRFTSPHPKDWNSRLSDLMAERKTICNHVHLPFQAGGNRVLKLMRRRHTIEEYLDKVRYMRSINPHIEISTDIIVGFPTETEEEFAWTLRVMEEVRFSQIFAFKYSVRPGTRAAKMEDDVPREVKETRLAQVLGLQERITGEQLRALAGTTHEVLIDGAHLRQQGVMNGRTEGFRPVSVPGPELEIGDLVDVRITGFRNHWLEAERLTGATAPAR, from the coding sequence ATGAGCAAGCGCGCACATATCCAGACGTTTGGCTGCCAGATGAACGAACACGACAGCCAGCGGATGGCGAAAGTACTCGAAGCGGCGGGCTACGAAATGATCGGTGACCCGGCGAACGCCGACGTCGTGCTGGTCAACACATGCTCGGTGCGCGAGAACCCGGAAAACAAGGTGTACAGCCTCCTGGGCCGCCTGCGAAACCTCAAGAAGAACGGTTCGCAGATGATCATCGGCGTGGCGGGATGCGTGGCGCAACAGGAGGGCGAGGCCATCCTCAAACGCGAAAAATGCGTGGATATGGTCTTTGGTCCTGACAACTATTTTGACCTGCCCGAGATGATCGCGGCCGCCGAGCGAGGCGAACGGGTTTTGAACACCGAGTGGCTCTCAGGGAAGCAGAAGGTGCAGAACTTCATCCCCGAAGAACGCCTCGAGCAGGTGGCCCTCGAAGGGTGCAGAGGGTACATCGCCATCACGAAGGGCTGCGACAACTTCTGCTCGTTTTGTGTCGTCCCCTACACGCGGGGCCGCGAGGTCAGCCGCGAGCCCGGCAACATACTGCGCGAAGCCCGCGCCATGATTGGCCAAGGCGCGAAGGAAATCTGGCTGCTGGGCCAGAACGTGAATTCGTACAAGGCGGGCGAAGCGGGATTCTATGAGTTGCTGGACGCCGTGTCGCGGCTCGACGGTCTGAACCGTCTGCGGTTCACGTCGCCCCATCCGAAAGATTGGAACAGCCGCCTGTCAGACCTGATGGCGGAGCGCAAGACCATCTGCAACCACGTTCACCTGCCGTTTCAAGCGGGCGGTAACCGCGTTCTCAAGCTGATGCGGCGGCGCCACACCATCGAGGAGTATCTCGATAAGGTGCGCTATATGCGCTCGATCAACCCACACATCGAGATCAGCACGGACATCATCGTCGGATTCCCGACCGAAACCGAGGAAGAGTTCGCCTGGACCCTGCGTGTGATGGAAGAAGTGCGGTTCAGCCAGATATTCGCGTTCAAATACTCGGTGCGGCCGGGCACGCGCGCGGCGAAGATGGAAGACGATGTGCCTCGCGAGGTCAAGGAAACGCGCCTGGCACAAGTCCTCGGACTTCAGGAACGCATCACCGGGGAGCAATTGCGCGCGTTGGCGGGCACGACTCACGAGGTGCTCATTGACGGCGCGCACCTGCGCCAGCAGGGGGTAATGAACGGCCGCACGGAAGGTTTCCGGCCGGTGAGCGTGCCCGGGCCCGAACTTGAGATCGGCGATCTGGTGGATGTGCGTATTACGGGTTTTCGCAATCACTGGCTCGAAGCTGAACGGCTCACCGGCGCAACCGCCCCCGCCCGCTAG